One Phaseolus vulgaris cultivar G19833 chromosome 11, P. vulgaris v2.0, whole genome shotgun sequence genomic window carries:
- the LOC137829230 gene encoding uncharacterized protein isoform X2, with protein MYLDNLTDLSMGYLTNIYRVLHTLNLCRNPFRKRMSIILFLLSRGQSIKVLSQLLRKARQKNLIIPNVKLVGSEQGIFEGSRDVESVKIFVLEEFEKAAAKALESNKEL; from the exons ATGTATTTGGACAACTTGACGGATTTATCCATGGGATATCTTACAAATATTTATCGAGTACTCCATACATTGAACCTCTGCCGTAATCCATTCAG AAAGAGGATGTCCATCATTCTATTTCTACTTTCCAGAGGCCAAAGCATCAAG GTACTTTCTCAACTTCTTAGGAAGGCAAGACAGAAGAATCTAATAATTCCTAATGTCAAACTGGTTGGGTCTGAACAAGGAATATTTGAAG GTTCAAGGGATGTTGAATCAGTGAAAATCTTTGTTttggaagaatttgaaaaggCAGCAGCAAAAGCACTTGAGAGCAATAAGGAATTATAA
- the LOC137829230 gene encoding uncharacterized protein isoform X1 produces the protein MYLDNLTDLSMGYLTNIYRVLHTLNLCRNPFSDEAIAGFLEIVGESLKELVLNNVKKCRKRMSIILFLLSRGQSIKVLSQLLRKARQKNLIIPNVKLVGSEQGIFEGSRDVESVKIFVLEEFEKAAAKALESNKEL, from the exons ATGTATTTGGACAACTTGACGGATTTATCCATGGGATATCTTACAAATATTTATCGAGTACTCCATACATTGAACCTCTGCCGTAATCCATTCAG TGATGAAGCAATTGCTGGATTTTTGGAGATTGTTGGAGAGTCCTTAAAAGAACTTGTACTTAATAATGTTAAGAAG TGCAGAAAGAGGATGTCCATCATTCTATTTCTACTTTCCAGAGGCCAAAGCATCAAG GTACTTTCTCAACTTCTTAGGAAGGCAAGACAGAAGAATCTAATAATTCCTAATGTCAAACTGGTTGGGTCTGAACAAGGAATATTTGAAG GTTCAAGGGATGTTGAATCAGTGAAAATCTTTGTTttggaagaatttgaaaaggCAGCAGCAAAAGCACTTGAGAGCAATAAGGAATTATAA